In Bacteroidia bacterium, one genomic interval encodes:
- a CDS encoding translocation/assembly module TamB domain-containing protein produces the protein MGKIPKKIWKLFRNAIGILVLLVFFAVVGTVLYLRTEEGHLRATQQLLEQLSNQLGTRVEVGDLRYRFPNDVVLKNGVIYDQRGNPFIVFDQLEASLRQYDFSGSRIFLEDITLRNFVLKGYQYPDDSLYNFTYLLRNLTPDASDTTTRKRPTIYFKNINLVNGTFTIWDATTARDTTGADFNHVFLRDLNIKVEEMEVAGPWVSIDVNELRFRDTSGFVLNHLETDFSYEAGAIEFMNSRIVTPASDITTSFAFRYDSIAGMGNFNQDAAYDGVLKESVVTLRDIAYFAPKLPRSNEPVKVSATVKGPLTNLNISDADISFGQYSYLLGKVELNGLPALEETFINLRIRSAQSSHAELQDLLPGIAIPLELQRFGRIRTTGSFTGFYQDFVSYATFTTDIGTIKSDINLKLTRHQSTTTYNGSIALQNFDLGALTQRKELLGKTNLEASLEGQGMSINSIRANLQSTIRNIEVNNYNYQDITVNGNISKKLFTGNLELNDQNADLDFSGTIDFNEKRPRFDFTADVENVDLRALKLTSDTLRLSTTVTFNFVGDKIDSFEGNIIAQDLNIRTARDFFRFNELHIRSEVYTNYKEVEVNSDVFDLQLNGNYQFASLPALGQSVFFNYFDTVFFQLDEQDVEGQFVDFRLNVKNSGEMLKILNPRLTLLDTALVTGNINGSTGKVAFNANVAGIRFDEFVVRDISITGQSQRSVLTIEGGAEKAYRNDSLLITDFAFGVDANADTAIFKVNIADAMGDNRLNLNGFTAFDGDSARLHFQDSRMMVNRQTWDIRSQVIELSNDSVIYIPKLELSNNGQRIEVNGNITTDFRYPLDIQLYDIDLATVHDILPKGLENLEGTASGTATLYALDGEPVLISDIRINPLILGKDTVGIFHFASNFRSKSRNLEIRGNVITKRGLQVVDISGAVNFFEEENLAIKVKLQQTRVSLFQEFLKGLVSNMGGLLTADLDITGSFEDPVFKGNAMLDRASFTVDYLKTHYHFSHELQFDREKIILKDLRLLDKNNNVAVVNGELIFNEINNMEVDLAMFIDNFHVLNTGPGDNNLYYGTGYATGNVDFAGPVNNIRMNMNLRTERNTVFNLPITEEESFSGPSYIRFLEEERYFTEEYNVDVSGIVMDFRLDVTDDALMKIIIDPRVGDIIESRGNGNIRMELTPAGDFNIYGDYIIAEGEYLFTFVEIINKHFVLEQGGSIRWAGDPYGAMINMDAVYQLRANPGDLTGDLGNDPTNPLSACNQKVLVNVLLNLKGELFSPEIGMSLELPEVRTESGLSDCESFLRSSVMNDEEERNKQVFSLLALNRFVPVGQGISGTSALRTGVSSSVGEFLSNQLSYIASSFSNVVQVDFSYVTGDRSLNTNDEVIVNVTTNLLDDRLRVNTAYNTENIIENIEVSGKVTQEGNLRLKVFRKADENLILNKDITSYGIGVLFQKQFNTLKELFTRERKKDL, from the coding sequence CCCGGACGATTCGCTTTATAACTTCACCTACCTGCTTCGCAACCTTACGCCAGATGCATCAGACACAACTACACGCAAACGCCCCACTATTTATTTCAAAAACATAAACCTCGTAAACGGCACATTTACAATTTGGGATGCAACCACCGCACGCGATACCACTGGTGCAGACTTCAACCATGTTTTCCTCCGCGATCTGAATATAAAAGTAGAGGAGATGGAAGTGGCCGGGCCCTGGGTTTCAATTGATGTAAATGAATTGCGTTTTCGTGATACATCCGGTTTCGTGCTGAATCACCTGGAAACGGATTTCTCCTATGAAGCCGGTGCCATTGAATTTATGAATTCAAGGATTGTGACTCCGGCCAGTGATATTACGACAAGCTTTGCCTTCCGGTATGACAGCATTGCGGGAATGGGGAATTTTAATCAGGATGCAGCCTATGATGGAGTGTTGAAAGAATCTGTAGTGACGTTGCGGGACATCGCTTATTTTGCTCCAAAATTGCCCCGCAGCAACGAACCCGTCAAAGTGAGCGCAACGGTGAAAGGCCCGTTGACAAATCTCAATATCTCAGATGCTGATATCTCTTTCGGGCAATACTCCTATCTATTAGGGAAAGTGGAATTAAACGGATTGCCTGCATTGGAAGAAACCTTCATAAACCTGAGGATCAGATCAGCGCAATCCAGCCATGCAGAACTGCAGGATTTGCTGCCGGGAATAGCCATACCCTTGGAATTGCAACGCTTCGGGAGGATTAGAACAACCGGCAGTTTCACCGGCTTTTACCAGGATTTCGTTTCTTATGCCACTTTTACAACTGACATTGGCACTATCAAAAGTGATATTAACCTGAAACTCACCAGGCACCAGTCAACCACAACTTATAACGGCAGCATTGCCCTGCAAAATTTCGACTTGGGTGCACTTACCCAACGGAAGGAACTTCTGGGAAAGACAAATCTGGAGGCAAGCCTGGAAGGACAAGGCATGAGCATCAACAGCATCAGAGCCAACCTTCAGTCTACCATCCGGAATATTGAGGTCAACAATTATAACTACCAGGACATCACCGTAAACGGGAACATTTCCAAAAAACTCTTTACCGGAAATTTGGAATTAAATGACCAAAATGCCGACCTGGATTTTTCCGGAACCATTGATTTTAACGAAAAACGGCCAAGATTCGATTTTACGGCCGATGTTGAGAATGTAGATCTCAGAGCACTGAAACTTACCAGCGATACTTTGCGTCTCAGTACAACGGTTACATTCAATTTTGTAGGCGATAAGATTGACAGCTTTGAGGGGAATATTATTGCGCAGGACCTTAACATCCGCACGGCCCGGGATTTTTTCCGGTTTAACGAATTGCACATCCGGTCAGAAGTCTACACCAACTACAAAGAGGTGGAAGTGAACAGTGATGTATTCGACCTCCAACTAAACGGCAATTATCAGTTTGCTTCCCTTCCTGCACTTGGGCAGAGCGTGTTCTTCAATTATTTTGATACCGTATTCTTTCAGCTTGATGAGCAGGATGTGGAAGGGCAGTTCGTGGATTTCAGGCTGAATGTGAAGAACTCAGGAGAGATGTTGAAAATCCTGAATCCCAGGCTCACCCTGCTGGACACGGCTTTGGTAACGGGAAATATAAATGGCTCAACCGGGAAAGTGGCTTTTAATGCCAATGTTGCAGGAATACGATTTGATGAATTCGTAGTCCGCGATATCAGCATCACCGGCCAGAGCCAGCGCAGTGTGCTGACCATTGAAGGGGGCGCAGAAAAAGCTTACCGCAACGACAGCCTGCTGATCACAGATTTCGCCTTCGGAGTGGATGCCAATGCTGACACCGCCATTTTCAAAGTGAATATAGCCGATGCCATGGGCGACAACCGACTGAACCTGAATGGATTTACAGCATTCGATGGAGATTCCGCTCGTTTGCATTTTCAGGATTCACGAATGATGGTGAACCGGCAGACATGGGATATACGCAGCCAGGTCATAGAACTTTCTAATGACAGTGTTATATACATCCCAAAGCTTGAGCTCAGCAATAATGGGCAGCGAATAGAAGTGAACGGTAACATTACAACGGATTTTCGGTATCCGCTGGATATCCAGCTATATGATATAGATCTGGCTACGGTTCATGATATTCTTCCAAAAGGGCTGGAAAACCTTGAAGGCACCGCAAGTGGCACAGCCACACTTTATGCACTGGACGGAGAGCCGGTATTAATTTCCGATATCCGCATCAACCCTTTGATCCTGGGAAAAGATACGGTGGGCATATTTCATTTTGCCAGCAATTTCAGGTCGAAATCTCGAAACCTTGAGATCCGGGGAAATGTAATAACGAAACGAGGGCTGCAGGTAGTAGACATTTCCGGGGCCGTTAACTTTTTTGAGGAGGAAAACCTGGCGATAAAAGTAAAACTGCAACAGACCCGCGTCAGCTTGTTTCAGGAATTTTTAAAAGGATTGGTGAGCAACATGGGCGGATTGCTTACGGCTGACCTGGATATCACCGGATCCTTCGAAGACCCTGTGTTTAAAGGGAATGCTATGCTCGACCGCGCATCATTTACCGTGGATTATTTAAAAACGCACTATCACTTTAGCCACGAACTTCAATTTGACAGGGAAAAAATAATCTTAAAGGACCTGCGCCTGTTGGATAAGAACAACAATGTGGCGGTAGTAAATGGTGAACTGATCTTCAATGAGATCAATAACATGGAAGTGGATCTTGCCATGTTTATTGATAATTTTCATGTATTAAATACAGGACCGGGAGACAATAACCTGTATTATGGAACCGGCTACGCCACAGGCAACGTGGATTTTGCCGGTCCGGTAAATAATATCAGGATGAACATGAACCTCCGCACTGAACGGAACACCGTATTCAACCTGCCTATCACTGAAGAAGAGAGCTTTTCCGGCCCCTCCTATATTCGCTTTCTGGAAGAAGAGCGCTATTTTACTGAAGAATATAATGTGGATGTTTCCGGGATTGTCATGGACTTCAGGCTGGACGTAACGGATGATGCGCTGATGAAGATCATCATTGATCCGAGAGTAGGGGATATTATTGAAAGCCGCGGAAACGGAAACATCCGGATGGAACTCACGCCCGCAGGCGATTTCAATATTTATGGAGATTACATTATCGCAGAAGGAGAATACCTGTTCACTTTTGTTGAAATAATTAACAAGCATTTTGTGCTTGAGCAGGGCGGCAGCATCCGCTGGGCGGGCGATCCTTACGGGGCGATGATCAACATGGATGCAGTGTATCAACTAAGGGCAAATCCAGGAGACCTGACGGGTGATCTGGGAAATGACCCCACCAATCCACTGAGTGCCTGCAATCAAAAAGTGCTGGTAAATGTGCTGCTCAACCTGAAGGGCGAGCTTTTCTCTCCGGAAATTGGAATGTCGCTCGAACTGCCGGAGGTACGCACAGAATCAGGCCTTAGCGACTGCGAATCCTTTTTGCGTTCCAGCGTAATGAACGATGAGGAAGAGCGGAACAAGCAGGTGTTCAGTTTGCTGGCGCTGAACCGGTTTGTGCCCGTAGGACAGGGAATAAGCGGCACATCAGCCCTGCGGACAGGCGTCAGCTCCAGCGTAGGTGAATTCCTGAGCAACCAACTCAGCTACATTGCTTCCTCTTTTTCCAACGTAGTACAGGTAGACTTCAGCTACGTAACCGGAGATCGCAGCCTCAATACAAATGATGAGGTGATCGTGAATGTTACCACCAATTTGCTGGACGACAGGTTAAGGGTGAATACTGCCTACAATACAGAAAACATCATTGAGAATATAGAAGTAAGCGGCAAGGTAACGCAGGAAGGCAATCTCCGCCTGAAGGTATTTCGGAAGGCTGACGAAAACCTGATCCTTAATAAGGATATTACTTCTTACGGCATCGGGGTGCTATTCCAAAAGCAGTTTAACACACTCAAAGAACTGTTCACTCGTGAGCGCAAAAAGGATCTTTAA
- the thiL gene encoding thiamine-phosphate kinase — MAENKKEGYTSISTLGEFGLIEKLTAHLKKYNESSNTVAGDDGAVIKYEGEEHTVISSDMFLEGVHFDLLYTPLLHLGYKCIVAAISDIVAMNAKPGQVLVNLAISNKYSVEMVEELYKGMETACANYKVDVVGGDTSSSRTGMVLSITALGSAPASKIVYRTGAKTGDIVCVTGDLGAAYLGLQLLEREKRVLAADPQMKPELTGYEYLLQRQLKPETRVDVIHLLGELKLKPTAMIDISDGLASDLLHLCNKSNKGVKIYEENIPVDPMAYNAAMDFNLDPTLCALNGGEDYELIFTLPASEKESVENDPDITVIGVITDASEGSRLITRSGAAHPLQAQGWNAFPESGGEA, encoded by the coding sequence ATGGCTGAAAATAAAAAAGAGGGTTATACATCCATAAGCACCCTGGGCGAGTTCGGGCTGATTGAGAAGCTGACGGCCCATCTGAAAAAGTATAACGAATCCAGCAATACCGTGGCGGGAGATGATGGCGCGGTGATCAAATATGAGGGAGAAGAACATACCGTAATCTCCTCTGATATGTTTTTGGAAGGGGTGCATTTCGACTTGCTGTACACCCCGTTGCTGCACCTCGGCTATAAGTGCATTGTGGCCGCCATCAGCGACATTGTGGCGATGAATGCGAAACCCGGACAAGTGCTGGTAAATCTGGCCATCAGCAATAAATATTCGGTAGAGATGGTAGAAGAACTTTACAAAGGAATGGAAACGGCCTGCGCTAACTACAAAGTTGATGTGGTGGGCGGTGATACATCTTCATCCAGAACGGGAATGGTCCTTTCGATCACAGCGCTGGGTTCTGCACCGGCCAGTAAGATCGTTTACCGCACAGGAGCCAAAACAGGTGATATTGTTTGCGTAACCGGTGATCTTGGCGCGGCTTACCTCGGCCTCCAGTTGCTGGAGCGAGAAAAGCGTGTGCTGGCCGCTGATCCGCAAATGAAGCCGGAACTAACGGGATATGAATACCTCCTGCAGCGGCAACTGAAACCAGAGACCCGCGTAGACGTAATCCACCTCCTGGGAGAATTGAAACTGAAGCCAACAGCTATGATAGACATTAGTGACGGCCTGGCTTCTGACCTGCTCCACCTGTGCAACAAGAGCAATAAAGGCGTTAAAATTTATGAGGAAAATATTCCGGTAGATCCAATGGCCTATAATGCTGCAATGGATTTTAACCTGGATCCCACACTTTGTGCGCTGAATGGTGGCGAGGATTACGAACTGATTTTCACATTGCCCGCCTCTGAGAAGGAAAGTGTGGAGAATGATCCTGACATTACCGTAATTGGTGTGATCACAGACGCATCAGAAGGAAGCCGCCTGATAACCCGCTCAGGAGCGGCCCATCCGCTGCAGGCGCAGGGCTGGAACGCTTTTCCCGAAAGCGGAGGCGAAGCGTAA
- a CDS encoding STAS/SEC14 domain-containing protein, with protein sequence MNNECRQETDKLKFYRKGNVIYGEFKSRVDYDIELAKQAVELRSCISAGERYFLLFDARNLKSITKEARDYLNSDYVTKDMMAAATLVDSAIVKIIVQLFMVLNKPSCPVRYFNQLADAEKWLQEQEVPVLQ encoded by the coding sequence ATGAACAATGAATGCCGGCAGGAAACAGACAAGCTTAAATTTTACCGAAAAGGAAATGTGATTTATGGAGAATTTAAAAGCCGGGTAGATTATGATATTGAACTGGCAAAGCAGGCAGTGGAACTGCGATCCTGTATTTCTGCTGGCGAGAGGTATTTCCTTTTGTTCGATGCAAGAAATTTAAAATCTATAACCAAGGAAGCAAGGGATTATCTCAATTCTGACTATGTAACAAAGGATATGATGGCGGCTGCTACGCTGGTGGATTCTGCCATCGTAAAAATTATTGTTCAGCTATTTATGGTACTTAACAAGCCTTCGTGCCCGGTCAGATATTTCAACCAATTGGCGGATGCCGAAAAATGGTTGCAGGAACAGGAAGTACCGGTGTTGCAATAA
- a CDS encoding thioredoxin domain-containing protein: MNTEIMEQEKKSPANRLIDESSPYLLQHARNPVDWRPWGDEAFSVAQEQDMLVLVSIGYSACHWCHVMERESFENPEIAKLMNRDYICIKVDREERPDVDQVYMDAVQLMTGRGGWPLNIFVLPDRRPVYGGTYFPPQQWASVLQQLASGFKEKRPKYLEYAEKLAAGVRQMHIVEPAQSSGKADTNRSHNIFLSLQKQFDTEEGGMLGAPKFPMPAISEFLLCYYSRTGNKDALKHVELTLEKMARGGIYDQVGGGFARYSTDAAWKVPHFEKMLYDNGQLLSLYAHAFQATRNPLFQRVVQQTVDFTERGMTAPEGGFYAALDADSEGVEGKFYLWQKDELQAVLAEDAEWVAEWYGTGKEGRWEGSNILLVKQDAHKMAKNLQWPEEKFWQKLAEANEKLLEAREKRIRPGLDDKILTGWNALMLTGLLDAYLAFGEPKYLQLARNNLVFLEEHVWKDEVLYRNYKNGKATIPAFLEDYALLIQALLRYYAVTFEAHYLEFAQELTEKVLSRFADRASPYFLFAPARQQELFANKAELNDNVIPSSNSVMAENLFQLSLIFDNEKWNSMAKEMMAGLMEQMQQNGRFFANWARLATLMHEPFFEIAITGEQAVEIRLKLESQFLPQKSVMGSTKKNDDIPLLKGKFADGQTLIYVCVAKTCNQPVTEPGEAIEQINSILKNAKY, from the coding sequence ATGAATACTGAAATTATGGAGCAGGAAAAAAAATCACCGGCAAACCGGCTTATTGATGAAAGCAGCCCTTATCTGCTTCAACATGCCCGCAATCCGGTAGACTGGCGGCCCTGGGGAGATGAAGCTTTTTCCGTAGCTCAGGAGCAGGACATGCTGGTGCTCGTGAGCATTGGCTATTCTGCCTGCCATTGGTGCCACGTCATGGAGCGGGAAAGCTTTGAAAACCCCGAAATCGCTAAGTTGATGAACCGCGATTATATCTGCATCAAGGTAGACAGGGAAGAGCGTCCCGATGTAGACCAGGTTTACATGGATGCCGTCCAACTGATGACTGGCCGGGGTGGATGGCCGCTGAACATATTCGTATTGCCAGACAGGCGGCCTGTGTATGGCGGAACCTATTTCCCTCCACAGCAATGGGCCAGCGTACTGCAGCAATTGGCATCAGGCTTTAAAGAGAAAAGGCCAAAATACCTGGAATATGCTGAAAAGCTCGCAGCAGGCGTTCGCCAAATGCATATCGTGGAGCCGGCACAGTCATCAGGCAAAGCGGATACAAACAGAAGCCACAACATTTTCCTTTCGCTGCAAAAGCAGTTTGATACTGAGGAAGGCGGGATGCTTGGAGCACCGAAATTTCCGATGCCTGCAATCAGTGAATTCCTGCTTTGCTATTATTCCCGAACTGGAAATAAGGATGCGCTAAAGCATGTAGAACTTACCCTTGAAAAAATGGCGCGGGGCGGAATTTATGATCAGGTGGGCGGAGGCTTTGCGCGGTACAGCACAGACGCAGCCTGGAAAGTACCCCATTTCGAGAAAATGCTATATGACAACGGCCAACTGCTGAGCCTGTATGCGCACGCATTTCAAGCCACTCGCAATCCGCTGTTCCAAAGAGTGGTGCAGCAAACGGTTGATTTTACGGAACGGGGAATGACGGCTCCTGAAGGTGGATTCTATGCTGCCCTGGATGCTGACAGCGAAGGCGTGGAAGGGAAATTTTACCTCTGGCAAAAAGATGAACTCCAGGCAGTATTGGCCGAAGATGCAGAATGGGTGGCCGAGTGGTATGGCACCGGAAAGGAAGGCCGGTGGGAAGGAAGCAACATCCTGTTGGTAAAACAGGACGCTCACAAAATGGCGAAAAACCTGCAATGGCCGGAAGAGAAATTCTGGCAAAAATTGGCGGAGGCCAACGAAAAATTGCTGGAAGCACGCGAAAAGCGCATAAGACCCGGACTTGACGACAAGATCCTCACCGGATGGAATGCCCTGATGCTGACAGGGCTTCTGGATGCCTACCTTGCCTTTGGAGAACCGAAATACCTCCAACTTGCGCGCAACAACCTCGTATTCCTGGAGGAGCATGTATGGAAGGACGAGGTGCTTTACAGGAACTACAAGAATGGAAAAGCCACTATACCGGCCTTTCTGGAGGATTATGCACTGCTCATCCAGGCGCTGCTTCGCTATTACGCTGTAACCTTTGAGGCGCATTACCTGGAATTTGCGCAGGAGCTCACAGAAAAAGTGCTTTCCCGGTTTGCTGACAGAGCCTCTCCTTATTTCCTGTTCGCTCCCGCACGGCAGCAGGAACTCTTTGCCAATAAAGCCGAACTCAATGATAATGTTATTCCTTCTTCTAATTCGGTAATGGCTGAAAACCTGTTCCAGCTATCGTTAATATTTGATAATGAAAAATGGAATAGTATGGCAAAGGAAATGATGGCCGGATTGATGGAGCAAATGCAGCAAAACGGGCGATTCTTTGCCAACTGGGCGCGCCTCGCCACGCTAATGCATGAGCCGTTTTTCGAGATTGCCATTACAGGAGAACAAGCTGTTGAAATTCGTCTTAAATTAGAATCTCAATTTCTGCCGCAAAAATCAGTGATGGGAAGTACGAAGAAAAATGATGATATTCCCTTGCTTAAAGGAAAGTTTGCCGATGGCCAAACGTTGATCTATGTTTGCGTGGCAAAGACTTGCAACCAACCGGTCACAGAACCCGGTGAAGCGATTGAACAAATTAATTCGATTTTAAAAAATGCCAAATATTAA
- a CDS encoding universal stress protein, translated as MKKILVAIDGSRYSETALDYALELNKREESLIIGIFIQDMSYVYMLANYGIEPQPYEYSYDIIQKVTDEDEKEIYGFIRAFNEKCRKAGVSFKVHLDRGVPAHEIVKESMFADLVVIGYQTFFGNISSAPDEGLLRDILQDAKCPVIVLPEAKKEVHHVIFAYDGKESSVFAIKQFSYLFTDLYRSGKFSFLTVLKDKDEKVKHEGLIREYLQAHFPSVQFLLRHGNPDEEISKYVAECEDCMLVMGAFGRSTLSRLFASSTAKSILHAKAIPAFIAHM; from the coding sequence ATGAAAAAAATACTTGTTGCCATTGATGGCTCACGCTACAGCGAAACGGCCCTGGATTATGCACTGGAGCTTAACAAAAGGGAAGAGAGCCTCATTATCGGGATATTTATCCAGGACATGAGCTATGTATATATGCTGGCAAACTACGGCATAGAACCGCAGCCTTACGAATATTCCTATGACATCATCCAAAAGGTGACAGACGAGGATGAAAAAGAAATTTATGGCTTCATTCGCGCATTCAATGAAAAATGCCGCAAAGCAGGCGTCAGCTTTAAGGTCCACCTGGACAGGGGCGTGCCTGCACATGAGATTGTAAAAGAAAGCATGTTTGCAGATCTTGTGGTCATCGGATATCAAACCTTCTTTGGCAACATCAGCAGCGCTCCTGACGAAGGACTGCTCCGCGATATTTTGCAGGATGCCAAATGCCCGGTCATTGTCCTTCCGGAAGCTAAGAAGGAAGTACACCATGTAATCTTTGCTTATGATGGAAAGGAATCCTCCGTATTTGCCATCAAGCAGTTCAGTTATTTATTTACGGACCTGTATCGTAGCGGCAAGTTTTCTTTCCTCACCGTCTTAAAAGATAAAGACGAGAAGGTGAAACATGAGGGATTGATACGCGAATACCTCCAGGCCCATTTTCCAAGCGTCCAGTTTCTGCTGCGCCATGGAAATCCTGACGAGGAAATTTCTAAATATGTGGCGGAATGTGAGGATTGCATGCTGGTTATGGGCGCATTTGGCCGCAGTACCTTATCGCGACTATTTGCTTCCAGTACGGCTAAATCAATTCTTCACGCCAAAGCGATTCCAGCATTTATTGCCCACATGTAA
- a CDS encoding GAF domain-containing protein codes for MNKKETYLRIIQQAKAIYDPELGQATNLAQVAALLKYELKIYWVGFYLRKNRELLLGPFQGEIACTRIAWGKGVCGTAAATGVTQIVDDVTQFPGYIACHPAPKSEIVVPGAKGGELLFVLDLDSTEVAFFDETDKLYLEELVAYVAGKMC; via the coding sequence ATGAATAAAAAAGAAACTTACCTGAGGATCATTCAGCAGGCGAAGGCGATTTATGATCCGGAACTTGGCCAGGCAACAAACCTGGCGCAGGTGGCGGCATTGCTGAAGTATGAGCTAAAAATTTACTGGGTGGGATTTTATTTGCGTAAGAACCGGGAGTTGTTATTGGGTCCATTCCAGGGGGAGATTGCCTGTACGCGGATTGCATGGGGCAAAGGCGTATGTGGCACAGCAGCAGCCACCGGAGTCACGCAAATTGTAGATGACGTTACGCAATTTCCCGGGTATATCGCCTGCCACCCTGCACCGAAATCAGAGATCGTAGTGCCGGGGGCTAAAGGCGGGGAACTATTATTTGTACTGGATCTTGACAGCACCGAAGTAGCATTTTTTGATGAAACAGATAAGCTGTACCTGGAAGAACTGGTGGCTTATGTCGCAGGAAAAATGTGCTGA
- a CDS encoding arsenosugar biosynthesis-associated peroxidase-like protein, which yields MNTYYDPADLKKFGDIGEFEPKLAKKFFDWYGDVFAEGALTAREKSLIALAVSHAIQCPYCIDAYSVDSLEKGCDEAQMMEAVHVAAAIRGGASLVHGVQMMNKVKKLTM from the coding sequence ATGAACACATATTACGATCCTGCCGACCTGAAAAAATTCGGAGACATTGGTGAATTTGAACCCAAACTGGCGAAGAAGTTCTTTGACTGGTATGGAGATGTCTTTGCAGAAGGAGCGCTCACAGCAAGGGAGAAATCGCTGATAGCACTGGCAGTTTCCCATGCTATTCAATGTCCCTATTGCATTGACGCCTACTCAGTTGACTCACTGGAAAAAGGATGTGACGAAGCACAAATGATGGAAGCCGTACATGTGGCGGCAGCCATCCGTGGCGGTGCGTCCCTGGTTCATGGCGTGCAGATGATGAATAAGGTTAAAAAACTTACGATGTAA
- the arsS gene encoding arsenosugar biosynthesis radical SAM (seleno)protein ArsS (Some members of this family are selenoproteins.), translating into MKSLKAQHSELSYSENQLRLLNGVEGHTGKFTPFSERLKETGLFPLRPSGIQIFQMNLGKMCNQVCKHCHVDAGPDRKEIMTQETMLQCLEALDGTDVPIVDLTGGAPELNPNFRWFVESLSDLGKHIIDRCNLTIILANKKYHGLPDFFAMHKIEVVASLPYYSKRRTDGQRGNGVFEKSIQALKMLNEAGYGKEGTGLKLNLVFNPSGAFLPPDQKELEKDFKKELKLHFGIEFNNLLVITNLPISRFLDYLIASENYDEYMEKLVNAYNPAAAMNVMCRDTISIGWDGFLYDCDFNQMLDLKVENQVPQHIQDFDLAALNNRNIILNQHCYGCTAGSGSSCGGATT; encoded by the coding sequence ATGAAGTCATTAAAAGCTCAGCACAGCGAACTTTCATACTCAGAAAATCAACTGCGGCTGCTAAATGGGGTGGAAGGCCACACTGGCAAATTCACACCCTTCAGTGAAAGGTTGAAGGAAACCGGTCTTTTTCCGTTGCGGCCCAGCGGCATCCAAATCTTCCAGATGAACCTGGGCAAAATGTGCAATCAGGTTTGCAAGCACTGCCACGTAGATGCCGGGCCTGACCGCAAAGAGATCATGACGCAAGAGACGATGCTACAGTGCCTTGAAGCATTGGATGGAACGGATGTTCCCATCGTGGACCTCACCGGGGGCGCGCCTGAGTTGAACCCTAACTTCCGCTGGTTCGTAGAAAGTCTGAGCGATTTGGGTAAGCATATTATTGACCGCTGCAACCTCACCATTATTCTCGCCAACAAAAAATACCACGGCCTGCCTGATTTTTTTGCCATGCACAAAATAGAAGTTGTAGCCTCCCTCCCTTATTACAGCAAACGAAGAACTGATGGCCAGCGCGGCAATGGAGTATTTGAAAAATCAATACAGGCGCTGAAAATGCTGAACGAGGCAGGATATGGAAAAGAGGGAACCGGCCTCAAACTCAATCTCGTATTCAATCCATCAGGTGCGTTTCTTCCCCCTGATCAAAAGGAGCTTGAAAAAGATTTTAAGAAGGAATTAAAATTACATTTTGGAATTGAATTCAACAATCTGCTCGTCATTACCAACCTCCCAATTTCACGTTTTCTCGATTATCTGATCGCTTCGGAAAATTATGACGAATACATGGAGAAGCTGGTAAATGCATACAATCCGGCAGCCGCCATGAATGTAATGTGCCGCGACACCATCAGCATTGGCTGGGACGGATTTCTGTATGATTGCGATTTTAACCAAATGCTGGATTTAAAGGTGGAAAATCAAGTCCCGCAGCACATTCAGGATTTTGACCTCGCAGCGCTGAACAACAGGAATATCATTTTAAATCAACACTGCTATGGATGCACGGCAGGTTCCGGCTCAAGCTGCGGAGGCGCCACCACGTAA